A single Bifidobacterium asteroides DNA region contains:
- the nrdF gene encoding class 1b ribonucleoside-diphosphate reductase subunit beta, with translation MRQSITPPQYRVTPEARIRPVNWNKITDEKDLEVWNRLVSNFWLPEKVPLSNDIPSWNTLTDHERQTTVRVFTGLTMLDTTQATIGELVQIDHARTEQEQAIYTNIAFMQSVHARSYSSVFSTLCSSEEIDKAYRWAVANDVLQERVHTVLHEYVSEDPLKRKVASTMLSSLMLYAGFYLPLYFSSHAKLMNTADMIRLILRDKAIHGYYSGYKYQRGLEERTQADQAMLEKFTNDLLDKLYDLEMVYSGQIYEGFPFVEDVFAFVRYNANKALMNLGYPARFAADQTDVSSEILAALSPSANENHDFFSGSGSSYVMGHSESTDDDDWDF, from the coding sequence ATGCGCCAATCCATCACCCCGCCCCAGTACCGTGTCACCCCTGAGGCCAGGATTCGCCCGGTCAATTGGAACAAGATCACCGATGAGAAGGATCTGGAGGTCTGGAACCGCCTGGTCTCCAACTTCTGGCTGCCCGAGAAGGTGCCCCTGTCCAACGACATCCCATCCTGGAACACGCTGACCGATCACGAGCGCCAGACCACGGTCCGCGTCTTCACCGGGCTGACCATGCTGGACACCACCCAGGCCACCATCGGCGAGCTGGTGCAGATCGATCACGCCCGCACCGAGCAGGAGCAGGCCATCTACACCAATATCGCCTTCATGCAGTCGGTTCATGCCCGCTCCTATTCCTCGGTCTTCTCCACCCTCTGCTCCAGCGAGGAGATCGACAAGGCCTACCGCTGGGCCGTGGCCAACGATGTCCTCCAGGAGCGCGTCCACACGGTCCTGCACGAGTATGTCAGCGAGGATCCCCTGAAGCGCAAGGTGGCCTCCACCATGCTTTCCTCGCTCATGCTCTATGCAGGTTTCTACCTGCCCCTCTACTTCTCCAGCCATGCCAAGCTGATGAACACGGCTGACATGATCCGGCTGATCCTGCGCGACAAGGCCATCCACGGCTATTACTCGGGCTACAAGTATCAGCGGGGTCTGGAGGAGAGGACCCAGGCCGACCAGGCCATGCTGGAGAAGTTCACCAACGATTTGCTGGACAAGCTCTACGATCTGGAGATGGTCTACTCCGGGCAGATCTATGAGGGCTTCCCCTTCGTCGAGGATGTCTTCGCCTTCGTCCGCTACAATGCCAACAAGGCGCTGATGAACCTGGGTTACCCGGCCCGGTTCGCAGCCGACCAGACCGATGTCAGCTCGGAGATCCTGGCGGCCCTGTCGCCATCGGCCAACGAGAACCATGATTTCTTCTCGGGTTCGGGCTCCTCCTACGTCATGGGGCATTCCGAGTCCACGGACGACGATGACTGGGACTTCTAG
- the nrdI gene encoding class Ib ribonucleoside-diphosphate reductase assembly flavoprotein NrdI encodes MSSADVDRHDPPDGASRLVYFSSVSNNTHRFVQRLGVEEPIRIPLYERRQPMPVMDAPYLLLVPTYGGGSAKGAVPKQVIHFLNNPVNRGLIRGVITSGNRNFGSAYCAAGPLIARRCGVPELYRFELLGTSEDVQAVRAILAGMGVQLQQQSTDSRKAVLS; translated from the coding sequence ATGTCTTCAGCAGATGTGGATCGGCACGATCCTCCCGATGGCGCCTCCAGGCTGGTGTATTTCTCCAGCGTCTCCAACAACACCCACCGCTTTGTGCAGCGGCTGGGCGTGGAGGAGCCCATCCGCATCCCCCTGTATGAACGGCGCCAGCCCATGCCTGTTATGGATGCGCCCTACCTTCTGCTGGTGCCCACCTATGGGGGCGGGTCAGCCAAGGGGGCCGTGCCCAAGCAGGTCATCCACTTCCTGAACAATCCGGTCAACCGCGGACTGATCCGCGGGGTCATCACCTCGGGCAACCGCAACTTCGGCAGCGCCTATTGCGCGGCCGGCCCGTTGATAGCCCGCCGGTGCGGCGTCCCTGAGCTCTATCGCTTCGAGCTGCTGGGCACCTCCGAGGATGTTCAAGCGGTCAGGGCCATTCTGGCCGGAATGGGAGTGCAGCTCCAGCAGCAGTCGACTGATTCACGAAAGGCGGTTTTGTCATGA
- a CDS encoding histidinol-phosphate transaminase, producing MYYRHRASIDSLPGYRQGSPAPAVPGLTSYKISSNENPYPPLPGVLRTVSEQALSHLNRYPDMHGTRLVERLAQLHGVDPACIQLGCGSTEVITQLVDLVAGHGDQVVYPWRSFEAYPIIVTSAGATGVPVPLDKQGRHDIEAMIAAVNDNTRLVIVNNPNNPTATNVGRDQAERLLQALPADLPVLFDEAYIQFNDDPDRADGLSLMREHPNVIVARTFSKAYGLAGLRIGYAVAAEPIIAGMNKVALPFGVSDVAQTAAMASLDAQDRLAERVQALKQERARVLAGLQEQGWKISQPRANYYWLPLGQASAQADQRFRDAGLSVRTFPGEGIRITVGEREANDRVLEVCADLRRQGLPKD from the coding sequence TTCCCGGGTTGACCAGCTACAAGATCTCCAGCAACGAGAATCCCTACCCGCCTCTGCCGGGCGTGCTCCGGACCGTCTCGGAGCAGGCCTTGAGCCATCTGAACCGTTATCCGGACATGCATGGCACCCGTCTGGTGGAGCGGCTGGCCCAGCTGCACGGGGTGGATCCCGCATGCATCCAGCTGGGTTGCGGGTCCACTGAGGTCATTACCCAGCTGGTTGACCTGGTGGCCGGTCATGGCGACCAGGTGGTCTACCCCTGGCGCAGCTTCGAGGCCTATCCCATCATCGTCACCTCGGCTGGAGCCACCGGCGTGCCCGTGCCCCTGGACAAGCAGGGACGGCATGACATCGAGGCCATGATCGCCGCGGTCAACGACAACACCAGACTGGTCATCGTCAACAATCCCAACAATCCGACTGCGACCAACGTCGGCCGCGACCAGGCCGAACGGCTGCTGCAGGCCCTGCCCGCCGACCTGCCGGTACTCTTTGACGAGGCCTATATACAGTTCAACGACGACCCTGACCGCGCCGACGGATTGTCACTCATGCGCGAGCATCCCAACGTGATAGTGGCCCGGACCTTCTCCAAGGCCTACGGACTGGCGGGGCTGCGGATCGGATACGCCGTGGCTGCCGAGCCGATCATTGCCGGCATGAACAAGGTGGCCCTGCCCTTCGGCGTCTCCGATGTGGCCCAGACGGCGGCAATGGCCAGCCTGGATGCACAGGACCGCCTGGCCGAACGGGTCCAGGCACTCAAGCAGGAGCGGGCCAGAGTACTGGCTGGTTTGCAGGAGCAGGGGTGGAAGATCTCCCAACCTCGGGCCAACTACTACTGGCTGCCCCTGGGCCAGGCCTCCGCGCAGGCTGATCAGCGTTTCCGCGACGCAGGCTTGTCGGTCAGGACTTTCCCTGGCGAGGGCATCCGCATCACTGTGGGGGAGAGGGAGGCCAACGACCGGGTCCTGGAGGTTTGCGCCGACCTGCGTCGACAGGGTTTGCCCAAGGACTAG